A single Mangifera indica cultivar Alphonso chromosome 20, CATAS_Mindica_2.1, whole genome shotgun sequence DNA region contains:
- the LOC123204710 gene encoding T-complex protein 1 subunit delta has protein sequence MAAPAVSQPRSVSSKTESYVDNKRKEDVRQANIVAARAVADAVRTSLGPKGMDKMISTASGEVIITNDGATILNKMEVLQPAAKMLVELSKSQDAAAGDGTTTVVVIAGALLKQCLTLLSNGIHPTVISDSLHKAAIKANDVLTAMAVPVELTDRESLIKSASTSLNSKVVSQYSTLLAPLAVDAVLTVVDPAKPDLVDLRDVKIVKKLGGTVDDTEMVKGLVFDKKVSHAAGGPTRVENAKIAVIQFQISPPKTDIEQSIVVSDYTQMDRILKEERNYILGMIKKIKATGCNVLLIQKSILRDAVTDLSLHYLAKSKILVVKDVERDEIEFITKTLNCLPIANIDHFRAEKLGHADLVEEVSLGDGKIVKITGIRDMGRTTTVLVRGSNQLVIDEAERSLHDALCVVRCLVNKRFLIAGGGAPEIELSRQLGAWAKVLHGMEGYCVRSFAEALEVIPYTLAENAGLNPIAIVTELRNRHAQGEINAGINVRKGQITNILEENVVQPLLVSTSAITLATECVRMILKIDDIVTVR, from the coding sequence ATGGCAGCTCCGGCAGTCTCCCAACCTCGCTCTGTATCTTCCAAAACCGAGTCTTATGTCGACAACAAGCGGAAAGAAGACGTCCGTCAGGCTAATATCGTGGCAGCCCGCGCTGTGGCTGACGCCGTTCGTACCAGTCTCGGCCCCAAGGGTATGGACAAGATGATTTCCACTGCCAGCGGCGAGGTCATCATTACAAATGACGGCGCAACGATCTTGAACAAAATGGAAGTCCTTCAGCCCGCAGCCAAGATGCTTGTCGAGCTTTCGAAGTCTCAGGATGCCGCTGCAGGTGATGGCACCACCACTGTCGTAGTCATTGCCGGCGCATTGTTAAAACAATGCCTCACTCTTTTGTCTAACGGAATCCATCCGACGGTCATTTCGGACTCTCTTCACAAGGCAGCAATTAAAGCTAACGATGTTTTAACGGCAATGGCTGTTCCGGTAGAATTAACTGACCGTGAGAGTTTGATTAAATCAGCGAGTACTTCGTTGAATAGCAAGGTTGTGAGTCAGTACTCTACGTTGCTAGCACCATTGGCTGTTGACGCTGTTTTGACCGTGGTGGATCCTGCCAAACCAGATTTAGTTGATTTGAGAGATGTTAAGATAGTGAAGAAGTTAGGGGGGACAGTTGATGATACTGAGATGGTCAAAGGTTTAGTTTTTGATAAGAAAGTAAGTCATGCTGCAGGCGGACCCACGCGTGTTGAGAACGCAAAAATTGCTGTGATTCAGTTTCAGATTTCCCCGCCGAAGACTGACATTGAGCAGAGCATTGTGGTTTCCGATTATACGCAGATGGATAGGATTTTGAAGGAGGAGAGAAATTATATATTGGGAATGATTAAGAAGATCAAAGCCACTGGGTGTAATGTGCTGTTGATTCAAAAGAGTATTTTGAGAGATGCCGTGACAGATTTGTCATTGCATTATCTGGCGAAATCTAAGATTTTGGTGGTTAAAGATGTGGAGAGGGATGAGATTGAGTTTATCACTAAGACTTTGAATTGCTTGCCCATTGCCAATATTGATCATTTCCGTGCTGAGAAGTTAGGGCATGCAGATTTGGTGGAGGAGGTTTCTCTGGGAGATGGGAAGATTGTGAAGATTACTGGGATTAGGGATATGGGTAGGACTACAACTGTGCTTGTTCGTGGGTCGAATCAGTTAGTGATTGACGAGGCTGAGAGAAGTTTGCACGATGCTTTGTGTGTGGTTAGGTGTTTGGTGAATAAAAGGTTTTTGATTGCAGGTGGTGGTGCACCGGAGATTGAACTTTCAAGGCAGCTGGGTGCATGGGCAAAGGTATTGCATGGAATGGAAGGGTATTGTGTGAGGTCGTTTGCAGAGGCACTTGAAGTTATTCCCTATACTTTGGCTGAGAATGCTGGATTGAATCCAATTGCCATCGTGACTGAGTTGAGGAACAGGCATGCTCAGGGTGAGATCAATGCTGGCATCAATGTGAGGAAGGGACAGATTACAAATATTTTGGAGGAGAATGTGGTGCAGCCCCTGCTTGTGAGCACGAGTGCAATTACACTGGCAACAGAGTGTGTTCGGATGATTTTGAAGATAGATGACATTGTCACAGTACGGTAG
- the LOC123204502 gene encoding protein DETOXIFICATION 16-like, whose amino-acid sequence MASCYQDFGYPFNYLRPDIRQRHCRMFLQLIAKDKQNISHCCDLTLSEAEFQRRNNNSSILCQVSFCRKNMEREDQKPSLNSPLIEISEETLNNQTCTEKRKVIFEEVKKQLWLAGPLISVSLLQYCLQMISVMFVGHLGELSLSGASMATSFATVTGFSLLGGMASALETQCGQSYGAKQYSMLGIHMQRAIFVLLLVSIPLSFIWANTRSILIAAHQNSDISKEAGLYARFMIPSLFAYAILQCLTRFLQTQNIVFPMMLTSGVTSLLHILVCWILVFKSGLGSRGAALANSISYWVNVILLAIYVKFSSSCAKTWTGFSMEALHNILNFIGLAIPSAVMVCLEMWSFELMVLLSGLLPNPELETSVLSISLNTAATVWMIPFGLSGAVSTRVSNELGAGNAEAARLAVCVVLVMAITVGILVGSVLLLIRNIWGYAYSNEIQVVKYVSSMMPILAVSNFLDGLQCVLSGNARGCGWQKIGAFVNLGSYYLVGIPSAVLLGFVLHIGGKGLWLGIICALVAQVSSLSIVTNRTNWEQEAKKATERVYDSVIPVNTVS is encoded by the exons ATGGCTAGCTGTTACCAGGATTTTGGCTATCCTTTTAACTACTTAAGACCTGATATAAGACAACGTCATTGTCGTATGTTCTTACAATTAATTGCAAAAGACAAACAAAACATTAGTCACTGCTGTGACCTTACCTTATCTGAAGCAGAGTTTCAGAGAAGAAACAATAACTCGTCTATACTCTGTCAGGTTTCTTTCTGCAGGAAGAACATGGAGAGAGAAGACCAGAAGCCATCTCTAAATTCACCATTGATTGAAATTTCTGAAGAAACCTTAAACAATCAAACTTGCACCGAGAAGAGGAAGGTTATTTTTGAAGAAGTGAAAAAGCAGCTATGGCTGGCAGGGCCTTTGATCTCTGTTAGCTTGTTACAGTATTGTTTGCAGATGATATCGGTGATGTTTGTGGGTCACCTTGGTGAGTTGTCACTCTCCGGTGCTTCCATGGCCACATCTTTTGCAACTGTAACTGGTTTCAGCTTGTTG GGGGGAATGGCAAGTGCATTGGAGACACAGTGTGGACAATCATATGGAGCAAAGCAGTATTCAATGCTTGGAATACACATGCAGAGAGccatttttgttcttttactTGTTAGCATTCCCCTCTCCTTTATCTGGGCAAACACAAGATCCATTCTTATTGCTGCACACCAAAATTCTGATATATCAAAAGAAGCAGGATTATATGCTCGTTTCATGATCCCTAGCCTTTTCGCATATGCTATTCTTCAGTGCCTGACTCGATTCTTGCAAACACAGAATATTGTATTTCCAATGATGCTAACCTCTGGAGTTACTTCTTTGTTACACATACTTGTATGTTGGATTTTGGTTTTCAAATCTGGTCTTGGAAGTCGAGGAGCTGCCTTGGCAAATTCAATATCCTACTGGGTAAATGTGATACTTTTGGCAATTTAtgtcaaattttcttcttcatgcGCAAAGACTTGGACAGGATTTTCAATGGAAGCCTTGCacaatattctaaattttattggACTTGCTATTCCTTCAGCTGTTATGGTCTG CTTAGAGATGTGGTCATTCGAACTGATGGTTCTCCTCTCTGGTCTTCTTCCTAATCCAGAATTAGAAACTTCAGTGCTTTCTATAAG CCTTAATACTGCTGCAACAGTTTGGATGATCCCCTTTGGACTTAGTGGTGCTGTGAG CACTCGGGTGTCCAACGAATTAGGAGCAGGGAATGCAGAAGCTGCACGTTTAGCAGTATGTGTTGTCCTAGTCATGGCCATTACTGTGGGCATTTTGGTTGGATCAGTGCTGCTTTTGATACGCAACATCTGGGGTTATGCTTATAGCAATGAAATACAAGTGGTTAAATATGTGTCCTCCATGATGCCTATTCTTGCAGTGTCAAACTTTTTAGATGGATTGCAGTGTGTTCTTTCAG GCAATGCTAGAGGATGTGGATGGCAGAAGATTGGTGCATTTGTTAATCTTGGATCGTATTACTTGGTGGGGATTCCTTCTGCTGTTTTGCTAGGCTTCGTTCTACACATTGGTGGCAAG GGGCTTTGGCTTGGTATTATATGTGCCCTCGTAGCGCAAGTTTCATCTCTTTCAATTGTTACAAATCGTACTAACTGGGAGCAAGAG GCCAAAAAAGCCACAGAGAGAGTGTACGACTCTGTAATCCCTGTTAATACAGTGTCCTGA